The region GCAGATACAATGtggaaatggaagatgttaacagGAGGggaagatggtgaggggcagaTGGGAACTCTCTGCTATCTTTGCAACTTCTCTATAAATCTGAAACTACTCCAAAATAAGATGTTTACTGTTTAAAAGAAAGAGCAAGGAGGAGAGTGATCCTTGTGTGCACCTGTATCCAGAGCACTTTTTTTGAAAACCATACAGGAAACTGTTACAAGTGTTTCTATGCCTGGTGACTGGCTAGGCAAAGAAGAGTAGTACAATTTTCCAGTGTTTATCTTACAGTACAGCTGGAGTTCTGTTTTCACCACATGCTCACAGACACGCAAACATACATATGTAATCCTAGTTATTTCATCAGCTGAAATTCTTCAACAGAAAAGCCAATTTATAACACTCTGCCACAGCttttctaaactttaaaaaattaatatgtattcattaatatctaaatatatacatacttcACAATGTAGGTAAAAAAACCATTTTTCTGGAGACAACCTAACTGTCTATTAGCTAAtgagcagaaaaacaaaatgtgattCAGCTACACAGTGGAATGTGACTCAGCTTTAAAAAGGAGAGAGGCACTGATACTTGCTACAATATTCCTGAGCTTTGAAAACATGATGGTtcagtgagagaagtcagacacaaagggCCACACAGTCTGTGATTCCTTGATAGGAAATGTCCAGACAGACAAACCAGAGACACAGAGTGTATTCGTgattgccaggagctgggggatgGAGGCTAagttgggggtgatgaaaatgttctggaattaaagAATGCAATTTAGCACATGagaaatatactaaaaaccactgacttatacattttaaaacaatgattgTATGGCATATATAAGCCATATCTCATAAAACTGTGTTTAAAAAGTAGataattaaaacataatttataatgtactttttgcttattttaataaaatctaatGTTTTAATCAATgtaatgttttaagaaaaaagtctTTGGCAAAAAAATACTCAAACAGCACAGAAGTACGAGGAGAGAAAACTaagttttcttcatctctttcccaaattcttttttttaaccctttagttgtagcatgcaaactcttagttgcagcatatgggatctagttccctcaccaggaatgaaatccaggccccctgcattggaagcttggagttttagccactggaccaccagggaagtccctcaagttCTTAATACCACCCTTAGAATGacaatgaaagtaaaaatatgaCTGCTATTAGCCAAGAAAAATTGCAACTTACAGTAGCCTGTCCATCAAACCTCATTACTatatatctaggttgcttcttgGTTTTCTGCCTTTATAAATTACACTCCTGTGAACTTCTCCTTGAACTTCTGCTGTTTCCTGGGGAGAAGGTGaaatgggatttccctggagggAGGGGCCAGGAGTGGTGACACCCCAGTGGAGGAGGGACTGGCCTGGGTGGCTGCTTACCTTGAAGGTGATCTCTGCCAGGCAGCGCGTGCACTTGATGTAGAAGCGAAAGATGGGCAGGCCGAGGTAGGACTCGTTCTGCACGGTCTCTTTGCGAGCATTGAACTTCTTGCCCTTGTAGATGTATTCTCCACATGTCTTACATCTGTGGGGAGGAACAGGGACTCAAGTCACCTCGGTACCCTGGTTCTTGCTGGTGGGACCCTTGAGCATTCTGGCAGATAACCACTTGCATACCTCCAGGGACAGGGAGCTCCCTCCCAACCAAGAAGCCTGTCCCACTGTGAGTAAGGATTCCCCTTAGCTGGCATATTCTTCTCACTAGTATCTGCCTGTCTTCTTGGAAAGCACCCAGATGACCAAAGCTAGGTGAGACTTGCCTTTTGCCCACTCCCAGAAGCCAGCCTGGTGTTCATGGGGCATCCTGACCTCCGGAGGGAGGATTCCACTTGGGGAGATGCCACATGAATTGAGGCAGAGCTCTGGCACTCtgccctccctcagcccctcctGCTCAGCCCCTGTGCTCCCCAGCCCAGTGTGCCGGCCCCCTGGCTGTTCCTACAAACACCCCAGCTCGATCCCACCTGTGGGCCTTCACCATTGCAATTCCCATAGCCCGTGACATCCTCCAACCCTTAGATTCTAGTTCCATTGGTATTTCTGCTGATATTTCCCTAATCACCCAGCAAAGGCCCCTGCCCCATTCCCCATCACCATCCAGTCACTCTCTTGTGACAATCTGTGTGTCCCACAAATGCTTTTCATGAATATGCCAGAGCACTTGTTTATTATCTCTACTCCTCACCAGACTGGGACTCTTGTGGGGTCAAGTCTTGATCCCCCCAGTGTCCCTGGCACTCAACAGTACCcaataaatgactgaataaaaacaaatgcatgaaggagaaagagaagacaagCAGATCAGTAATATGTAAACACGTGCTGAACTTCACTAACAAAGGTGGCTTAGGTTATCACTTCATTTCAGATGTGCAAAGATGTGAAAAACTGTGGGGCTGGGAATTGGTGAGATATGGTCATTACAAGACAGTACAAAGGACGAGGTCTGGGGACTAGTGGCAGGGGAGGGAAGCACAGATGGGGTTGGGTGGGGGATCAGAAGGGTTGTTCTGAGGGGATGAAATTTAAGCCAAGCCTTGGAGGGTGAAAAAGAGCCGACCATGTGAGAGCAGAGGGAAGTGTATgccaagcagagggaacagcctgtgcaaaggtcctggggcaggaACAGACACGGCTGCTGGAGAAAGTGAATGTGTGTATAGGACTCTGTCTCACACTCACGCTTCTACTACCAAAGACTGAGCTCTCAGGCACCAGGTGGGAGCTCTGAGCAGTCGGGGAGATTGATCCTCAACGGCAGGAAAGACAGGTCACCTGCTTACTGGGCTCATGTCTGAGCCAGGACTGGTGGCCTGGTCTGAGCTCTGGGGACAGGCTGCTCCCTGTGGATGCCAGGCATGGGGTCTGTCCACCACGACAAGTGCAGGGGCCCTGAGGGGTCACTCACCTCATGTTGAAGGGAGCCATCAGCCGCACCACATACTGACGATCTTTGGGCAGCTTGAGCTTGGGAATCTTCGATGGGTCAAAGTCAGGGGGGTAGTATTTCTGTGGGGAGGAACGTAGTGTCAGGAAAGCTGCTTTCAGGTGCAAGGGAggccagaggcagagggaaggggctCTGGGGAGCTGTGCCTGGGTCCCTAATACCACCCGCAGATTCAGTGAGTTGATGAGAGAACTCCTAGGAGGCTCACACACTTGTACTCATGGCTACTATTCATCAACAGCAAAAGGACACAGAGGAAAACCAGCAAAGGCAAAAAGGTGCATGAGGCAGGGCCCAGGGAGACCAGGTACAAGCTCCCAGGGTTTTCTCCTGATGGAGTCAATTCCCCCAGTGATAAACTGTGACAACACACGTGAAATGTCTCCCCGGGGAGCTCAGGGGGACACAGCACCCAGGGTTTTCACTAGCGGCTGGTCATACAGGCACATCTGCCCAGTGCATATAATGATTCCAGACTCCAGGAGAGGAGCATATGCTCAGCACAAATCACACTGTTTATACAAACAGTTTAAGCACAGGGAGCCATTCTTTTCAGTGAACGGTGAGAACCATCCTGAAATTCAAGTTCCCAGATGCCAGTCCAAGTCCAGCATGGCAAGCTGGCCTTTCCATCTAAGGTAAGCAGCCTCAGGGCTGCAGTATTAACTCTTTATGCATAGGAGTCTGAGATGGGAGATGTGAGGAAGGAGAGCTTGGATTATGGAAAAAAGAACTACATATGATAATGCAAAAATAAAGCACTTTGAGTTCTGAACActtcctatgtgccaggtactacactgttgttgttgtttagtcgctcagtcttatctgattctttgtgacctcatggaccatagcccaacAGGTtactctgttcataggatttcccaggcaagaatactggggtgggttgccatttccttctccaggggatcttccccactcagggatcgaactgccatctcctgcactgcaggggaattctttactgctgagcgaGCAGGGGAGGCCCAGGTACTACACAGAGAGTTTGATGTCCCCTGACTCATGGAATTTTTGGAAAGACTCTATTAAATAGAGAAAGGtgtgcccatttcacagaggagaaagCTGAGTTCCAGCGATTTCAGCTACTCAGGATCACACAGGGTGaagagcagagccaggattcagaaCCAGGGACATGACTCAGGAAACTGTGGTATAGTGATTAGGAGCATGAGTTGCAGAGCTGGGGGAAGGAGTGTCTTGAGTCTGACTACTCTACTCTCTGGCTATCAcataacctctctgggtctcagtttcctcatctaaagGTGGGATAACTTGTCCACCTGAGAAGATCTGATGAATATGACACTTCAAGCAGTGCCTGGAACAGAATTATCTACCAGTAAGTTATGGAAACAACTGGGCTCTCAGCTGGATCCTCAGGATGGAAGGACCTTCCTGGACTCGAAGTCCAACACATTGCACTGGGGCTGGCTGGGGCTGGAGTCCAAATATAGGTGTTTAAAACATTAGAGCACTGAGTCACAGTAAGGGGCATCAACCTGACCTCGAAAACCTGGGCTCCAAGCCATCAGTCTGGAGGTCTGTTCTCTACTTCGTCCTGACATTCTGGGCTTACACATCCCAGGCTGGGGAGCTCAACCCCCTTGCCGGGAGCACAGACCTTCCTGGAGGGTGGGGAACAGGGACTCTAAATTTCGGAGGGTTCTTCTCCAGAAGCTGAACCCTGCCTTTCCGAAACCAACTCCATACCCCAAGACTCCCAGTCTTCCCCAACAGAACTGGGAGAAGTTGATGCAATTGGAAGGATCCTCTTGCAGCAGAGCAAGAGTCAGAAAAGCCTAATCCCTCCAAGGAACACGCTGGGCTAGAAACCCAAGCGGGGCGGGACTTAACAGAGCCACGCCTCCTGAAGACAAGGGTGTAAGCGCGAAGAACACAGTCCTAAGGAACCTCCGCCCCCAAGAGACTTATAGGATAATCTCTTTAAAATCCAATCAGAAGTGATTGGATAAATAGCCTAAGCTCCGCCCACACAGGTGACTGGGTACACTCCACCCTCTAGGCTTCGCGAAGGCCCACCCTCCACTGAAAGTGATTGGGAGGAGTCTAGAGAGCCCCGCCCAACGGAAGGCCGTTGGAGAAGAAGACAAAGGTTCTAATAGGAAGGTATACATAGCCCCCCTCGACCCGAGCTTCGAGACGTCTCGCCCCAGGTCGAAAACCCTAGTCGCCCAACACTTACGTTTAGAACTTTTCGCTCCGACATCTTCGCCTCCTACTCTTTTCACGAGCACAAGAGTACTGACTACACTTGGTGCTTGTCGaacttccccttctctcttttctatttccGCTTCCGTCACCTCCTTCAGCCGCTATTATTGGCTGCAGCGTACAGCCTTGCCTTTTTCATTGGTTCTGATCCCCGCCTGTCAGCATTCGGTCCATCGGTCTTCCCTCCCCAGTGGCAACCTCATCAATGTGCCACAAGGGTTCCGGTGGATTTGAAGTTCTGAGGAGAAGCTTTGCCCCCTAGAGGTCGTCAGGGGACGTGGCTGCTGGTAGAGACAGTCCCTATAgttcttttattcaacaaataaagAATTCAGCGTTGAGCGCTTACCCTGTAGACACTACACGTCGTTCCTGTGTCCCTAGCGCTCACCTGGGGACTGGGACAGTTCTCACGGGCTACACAGGCCCCACCCCAAGTTTATCTTGAGTCACCGGGAGAGACTCAAAAGACCAGGCTTCAGGTCTACCTCCAGCTACATGCACTGGCTCCCAGATGTCCCCTCCATGGTTTGCCTCTGCCTTGTCCTTCTAAAGAGGACGTTCCTCCTCgcacttcctcctttccttttacaAATGTTTGTTCTGTGTCAAAGATGTACTCAGTCTTCGAGGCACATTGGAGAACAAGATTTCTGTCCTCATGGAGATCACTGTCTGGTGGGACTGACTggcaataaacacacaaaaacccCATTCGGGTCCTGGTCAGTGATCCAAAGACAATAAAACAGGATGACACATGGAAAGTGATGAGAAGGGGCTGCTTGAGATGTATGAGTGTCCTAtaactgctgtaacaaagtaccacaggctcaatttttaaaattattttttgtttttgctgggtCTTCATAGCTGTgttggctttctctagctgtggtgcgacGGCTTCTCACTGCgatggcttcccttgttgtggagcatgggctctagggttcaTGGGCTTAAGCAGCTGTGGCACTCAGGctcaagagcacaggctcagtagttgtgctcgggtttagttgccctgcagcatgtgggatcttccaagaCCAGGGTGCCAAAACTGTGTCCCCTGTATCGCAGGCGATTTCTAGCcactttaccaccagggaagtccttaagctcattactttaaaacatttattagaGTTTTGGAGATGAGAAGTCAAATGGGAATGGGTGGCAAGGCTGGTTCCTTCTGCAGGCTCCAgaagagaatccatttccttgtcttttccagcttccagaTGCTGCCAGAATTCAATGGCTGGTGGTCTTGCATCACTCTCATCTCTGCCACCATTGTCACATcaccttctctgtctccctctgacCTTACTGCTTCCCATCAATAAGGACACTTGTGATTATCTTGTggccacctggataatccagtaTAACTCTACTTCATTTTCATTAACTCAATGAACGATCCTcaaacgttcagttcagttcagtcgctcagtcgtgtctgactctttgcgaccccatgaatcacagcacgctaggcctccctgtccatcaccaactcccggagttactcaaactcacgtccatcgagtcagtgatgccatccagccatctcatcctctgtcgtccccttcttctcctgccctcaatctttcccagcatcagggtcttttcaaatgagtcagttcttcgcatcaggtggccaaagtattggagcttcagcttcagcatcggtccttccaacgaacacccaggactgaactcctttaggatggactggttggatctccttgcagtccaagggactctcaagagtcttctccaacaccacagttcaaaagtatcaattcttcggtgctcagctttcttcacagtccaactctcacatccatacatgaccactggaaaaaccatagccttgactagacagacctttgttggcaaagtaatgtctctgctttttaatatgctatataggttggtcataactttccttccaaggagtaagtgtcttttaatttcatggctacaatcaccacatgcagtgattttggagcccaaaaaactaaagtctgacactgtttccactgtttccccatctatttcccatgaagtgatgggaccagatgccatgatcttagttttctgaatgttgagctttaagccaactttttcactctcctctctcactttcatcaagaggctttctagttcctcttcactttctgccataaaggtggtgtcatctgcatatctgaggattctCAATTCTGTTAAATTAATCACAGCTGCAAAGCcctttttgccatgtaaggtaccATATTCAAAGGTTCTGGGAGTAAGGACATGGATATCTTTGGGGGAGGGGTCTTTAGTCTTTGCCATAGCtgaggtggtcagggaaggcttcttgtAGGAGGTGACCTTTGAATTAAGAGCCTTGAGTGAAATGTACAGAGAAGTTCCTGGGCTGAGAAAAATCCTTCAGAGCCTGGCTGTGCAGCCCCCTCCTCAGATAAATCATCCCAGATAAACTTATGTCCCCCTCTAGTAGGGCTCACATCtgggcagctttttaaaaaatatatttatttggctgcatcaggtcttaattgtggcatgaggGATATTTGCTGCCTCATatgggatctttccttgtggtgCAGGAATTCTCtaattgtggtacatgggctcagtagttgcagcacttgggtttagttttatttagttcctctgaggcatgtgggatcttagttctcccaccagggatggaacccatgtccccgctgtattgcaaggcagattcttaaccactggaccaccagggaagtctctctggGCAGTTTTTGAGTAACTGTGTGAAGGAAACTGCTGAACTGAACAGATCCCATCATTCCATCCCAGGCAGAACCCAGATCACCCCtatcctgcctcccccagccccgttTCTTCCTCTGGTCCAGCCCTGATCCCACGTGTGGGAGTGGGGACTCAATGTGTGTCCGTGTCCTGATctgtttctcctccttggggcTCGCGTGGATCtgttgaaggaaggaagaatccCAATTCTAGTGACACTGATCTGTTCTAATTAAACAATTGAAAAATCTCATATTCATAGTTCTCAAAGCATTGCACTGTATCAAAGGACGGAGAGAAcacattcccatttcacagattgagaaactgagactcaaacaGGCAAAGTCACTTGTCCAAGATTGCCCAGCAACTCGACAGTGGTGAACCCAGGCCGGATAGGTCCCATTCACCCTTAGGTGGATGTCAAGGGCATGGCCCCTCTTCAGGGGTGCGGGGAGCCCCTGCTACTCGCCCAGGGTCATGGAGGCAGCAGCAGGGAGACTCCAGGCACTCCATTCCCCGTAGTCGGTGAGGTCCTGAGCAGCCACCTGGATGCAGTACTTGGCTTGAGGTCTCACAGCCTTGAGGGTGAAGGATGTGGCTTCAATTGGCACCACCTGAGAGCAGAAGCAAGGCTGGGTCAGTGGGAATGAGGATACTCTGTGATCAAGCCTTCTGTCCCCCTGCTCAGGCTGTTGCTCTGGCACTCAGGCACCAATGTCCATTCTAAACAGCATGCCCTCTGCGGCCCCCTCCACGCCTGTGGCCACCTTCAACATCTTGCTGAGCAGGAAAAGACTACCCCTCCAGGGTCAAGCAGTTCTTGGTCAACCAGGAGCATGCCTTTCATATACAAACCAACCCACCCTGAGTCCACACTCCCACCAATCCCTTTGTCCATCACTTATTCCTGTTCACGGCTGAGTGATGTTCCCATGCGTGGACGGACCACACATTGTGGATCCATCATCTGTTGAGGGCCCTGACATTGTCTCCACCTTTTGGCCATTGTgcgtaatgctgctgtgaacattcgtGTACAAGTATTTGTTCAagatcctgtttttattttttcaggtggATGCTCAGGAGTAGAACTGCTCGGCtgcctttttaaagaaatatttatttattttgactgtgctggatcttagaacatgcaaactcttaattgcagcatgtgggatcttgttccctgaccagggattgaaccctgggccccctgcattgggtgcTCAGAGTCTTAGCAATCAAGTCTTAGtgactggatcaccagggaagtccctgggctgCCTTTATGTCACACACCAGGACCCTAAGCTGTGACCCAGACCCCAGTGCACATTAACACATGCTCTTCCCTCTATCCAGGAACCACACCCTTGTCCTCACCTGACGGAAGCGGGCAGCCCCATGACGCTTGTAGCGGATCCGGTACTTGAGGGAGAAGATCTCCGGGAAGGGCCAGGTCTGGGGGGGCTCCCATTGCACCCACAGCTGCTGCCCAGGGAGGGGGCTCAGGCGCACGCCTTCTGGAGGGTCTGGTTTGACTGATGGACAAGCAGGAGGTAGAGTCAGCAGAGgggacattcattcattcattcaaccaaacaataaaatattattgagtGTATGGCAATGTTCTGGATGTTGGGACACAGTAGCCCTGTCCTCTTGGAGCCCAGTCCCTTCAGGCAGAAAACAACAGACAAGAGGCAAATCTGAAGGTCataaagaggaaggaggaaagtTCGGGAGTGTAGGGAGGGGAGTAGGTTGCAATATTCTTTGAGACACAATTTACACACCAGAGAACTCCCTCTTTTAAAGTGTATAGTTGTGGTTTTCATATATTCAGagtgttgtgtaaccatcaccactgtttaacccagaacatttcatcaccccCCAAAGAAACTCTGACCATATTAGTAGTCACCCTCCATACCTCACTCCCTAGACCCTGACAACTAGGAACCCACTCTCTGTGTCTGAGGATCTGCCTGTTCTGGACGTTTCCCATCAGTGGAATCACACCCTGTGTGTCCTGCTGTGTCTGCCTCTCTCACTGAGCATCATGTTTTCAGGGTCCATCCACATGGTAGTGAGTGTCTGGGCTTCtctgctttttatggctgaataatattccagggTGTGGATGGACACATTTTGAGaatccattcatcagttaatgAGCATTTgtgttgcttctgctttatggataatgctgctctgaacatttgtgtacaagtctttgtgCTTTCATATCTTTTAGATATATACCTAGGACTGGAATTTCTGGATTACTCAGTAATttatgtttaactctttgagggtctgccagactgttttctagCAACCACTAATAATGTGTGATggtttgcaattaaaaaaaaaatgctcagggGAGGATTCACTGAGGAGATGACATCTGAGTTGAGACCTATAGGAGGTGAGGGAGTAAATGCAGATCTAGGGAGGAAGAGCCGTCTAGGCAGAGGGTACAGCATGTGCAAGAGCCCTGGGCCAGGACTGTGCCTGACATGGCTGGAGGAACGGTGAGGAGGCccatgtggctggagcagagtgagcaaaggggagagagggaggaggaaaggacggggaggggatggggaaggtCATGCAGGGCACTGTGGGCCGTGAGAAGGACTTGGGCTTCCACCTGCAGGGAGGTGGGAGCCCGGGAGGGCCGTGAGCAGTGCAATGACCGGAGCAGACTGGTGTGCTCGCAGGTGCCTCTCATGGCTGCTTCAGGAAGGACAGATGGATATGAGGGCAGGAGTGAGGGAAGGACTGAGATTGGCTGTGCTGGTCCAGGTGGGCGATGATGAAGGCTGGACCAACTAGGGGCTCCAGAGAGGGAGAGGCGGGCTGATTCTTGGTCAACTGTGAAAGTGGATCCCACAGAAGCCATATAGATAGACAGGATCTCATCCTGACAGGTGGGAGGTGAGCCTGTTTTGGGGGAGGAGTAGGAGGAAGGTGGCGGGCCCTCTACACTCCCACCTCGACCCCTACTCACTGATGTGCTCTGGGACAAAGGGCAAGAAGCTGCTGCTGACACCATCGGGTTGGACAGCGGTGATGTTGAGCACATAGGGCACCATGGAGAACATCTGGATATCGGGGATGATACAGCTGGTGGCTTCTGGTGTCGACTGGAGGCAGGGCCAGCTTTCCCCATGGGC is a window of Muntiacus reevesi chromosome 1, mMunRee1.1, whole genome shotgun sequence DNA encoding:
- the EBI3 gene encoding interleukin-27 subunit beta isoform X1; the protein is MALRLVLVFAVSLWVGCSLCREREGACCVPSTGWQQASSQPRVWCQASRYPVAIDCSWTLPPTPPNSTRPTSFIATYRLGVAAHGESWPCLQSTPEATSCIIPDIQMFSMVPYVLNITAVQPDGVSSSFLPFVPEHIIKPDPPEGVRLSPLPGQQLWVQWEPPQTWPFPEIFSLKYRIRYKRHGAARFRQVVPIEATSFTLKAVRPQAKYCIQVAAQDLTDYGEWSAWSLPAAASMTLGE
- the EBI3 gene encoding interleukin-27 subunit beta isoform X2; amino-acid sequence: MALRLVLVFAVSLWVGCSLCREREVASSQPRVWCQASRYPVAIDCSWTLPPTPPNSTRPTSFIATYRLGVAAHGESWPCLQSTPEATSCIIPDIQMFSMVPYVLNITAVQPDGVSSSFLPFVPEHIIKPDPPEGVRLSPLPGQQLWVQWEPPQTWPFPEIFSLKYRIRYKRHGAARFRQVVPIEATSFTLKAVRPQAKYCIQVAAQDLTDYGEWSAWSLPAAASMTLGE
- the EBI3 gene encoding interleukin-27 subunit beta isoform X3, producing MALRLVLVFAVSLWVGCSLCREREASSQPRVWCQASRYPVAIDCSWTLPPTPPNSTRPTSFIATYRLGVAAHGESWPCLQSTPEATSCIIPDIQMFSMVPYVLNITAVQPDGVSSSFLPFVPEHIIKPDPPEGVRLSPLPGQQLWVQWEPPQTWPFPEIFSLKYRIRYKRHGAARFRQVVPIEATSFTLKAVRPQAKYCIQVAAQDLTDYGEWSAWSLPAAASMTLGE